In one window of Macrobrachium rosenbergii isolate ZJJX-2024 chromosome 27, ASM4041242v1, whole genome shotgun sequence DNA:
- the LOC136853324 gene encoding serine-rich adhesin for platelets-like produces MTDNTPPSVRQSFLLTELSFYKHSNSTASLTDRINDDRDVVPDVPRGVGTLRAVLTVLTIATCAAATAPSEDPKSIPEALPARTQPSEMFMIHQQDPFDQVAMETFEHRVYLNPASNFSSLVENGPVLVNGGVYEATQTGGLYEATQTDVENINIIYAKPQNSITLTTLQSTSLLPLSEIDTLTPLDKGDTFTISYNETLTIPGDNETHSTLDITEATTPISDDMHAVPEIKQLTTPTQDIAFIPVNGNSDAHTSTNNIILTTLKDSNTNRSPNITTTVTKLQLRETGTTQATDEYTDLSNNTFLSLSNNTWEKQGFTDGVSTNTLDLLAQPSKQLVLQYLPCNSTHQAALSTNLEVAQGDNSVTSVNSTKTSVPTDSLLISIVVQSATNSSTLQNETSTQESLHGKRQVSPQPKQFFGPYSPQIPPYLESYYSHLHSDQPFLLPENIFGPPKRPEPFALRRNRPRPHSRKRLPPKRRRVRPHKQEVEDSVHSVISPETGGIDDPYEEFESDESLDYTIDPPQEYGLKLTPDKQYSKDTGNNTQPLNNFDEKVKIKYNSPEEVQQRFPPPGKQSSQSPILPAILASTTPADPNDRSIFSSSFPTTVYPPVISTISSEKIPTQNDQENILKGDNFRHQVYIPQGNVLVEKETNISTTSEVQVTNLKDNGHESSLDDYTEGSTDNNQSLNAHSVYDSIGNPSPIEDNYSSHEHIDEISQFGENEQDAIGSPLEENLQEKRSPLLNINTDLYEGPNGSPKDSVEYSTGIPSIPQNINKIPNIPSLPQGNYPLSILQELAGLSALSQGQQIVPVTSVKPVTSPSITFLPSFSPPSSTLSNFPTTPRIRFQEDATTLNVGPQPVTWQTSNEYRSTNKPVQLFAALSSHNNDPNIQQQGFHTTHCKENKETTDSSELGNTNAQQNIKREVDISFPQVSREHGAPLVLVGKEQDPALLLVDKNRGIPVSNTQNQDIRQGNTIVPNSTNKLPSIQRDTISTTNSFSPETASVDPTSLLKPSVASSPSKEERISLNKNNESTITHDQPVDDTLTNPDNLHVTPLDGFKIDTNKEVTQIETPLLEQQNSRELNNDRIQNFVTVSPEILPSFQTESLIKDIIATTYTPLHEPEALRKLKSLFGFPNSKAQSTSKSTTTNLPDLNLALGSGLVVDDQILQNIQMLLQTDNPPSGVVLSPKDLFKNLEEVIKNSKGSSHSLLKEQANERGSSNTNSTIQPTERAKINLNAMKRLTAIKMSDESDIPAIIRNFIAAQKPPRSSSTPIDVNLQNSTQSPVQKVKMPDLITSLQAMMSEANKSSTGESIISESGLPTMKTNRENNDRTNTNNSDEGEFIILISDESTIYPKDGEFIVIIPHSPSTSYLSEIFPQKPNGRSVRQGDLKDYFIDVDAIENSDDSYISSSNKLYSTARQGIPNTQHANFSDVLQENESNDPSPLQDSEYNGISFRKSTPVLPSENGTFSESSIRNWFEPHTGGLGMTNLDQNEHGKQRDLNITGATWINTPDLHTILNQINDTFTSNNKPPLRSPQQFGYFYEGQYPQYWYGSPVGAIEYPDLLTPALDKRHGPNYNTLQLITAERAELLEEISSDDQTTNLSNTGTGNYEIFAPQTETDFNANITGQLNEHPELAEAINSDDTIVDYDFAEYHDGKTQASGDRVSDYHFPGSNSDIPLGLPGKDFHYDSSLVSLALDNINISTTNLSKAKWDGKLGNTNTSNHSTTDGRKNTTSVPPEGERPQREVSLDGSLPFDDRLESGLKVTGNATTVNLGSTTLSDDSNMTTFQGIPLDVLEYIRKGVLERIPETNTEQFIEKGTHFQPKAESSDVDNREQLTENTKIFPQSLESQISGKLNEYANSSSSKTRQAITDNRGKNDSVFGTLSISSNFTANQKSIPSNTEKSDSGQTVTAKEKSGLRNNYFIPDTIVTILPTIALGTNRIPNGTRQFATNTTSNVTKSNTPKNISVPTPLSNAGLKVQETNTNDNSTLSPGLSNDDLSHDARENTHSEVLSNQSSDSGVLTQNKKTTASESRSLQSTTLSTIELKVINVTTNPVTSVNNNPSLGSVLNGFENVGNVSPDSLTNRFHPNVTFTDKIPVSTPSTDLQDTSRDNIFKSHKNETESENRNNSKSKDDDSVDGRIVDIDFGIVPRDTLSIANNAENFPFGDGSFDNTNEGIKQSNFAQENNSANGTTINTNTFSLHNQLGANRKSNLGQMVNTNKNSSQITDNTRDVRVNIKHTVQQPQKLNDPLQDINVDNARTPNITQDSQSARENIAGSIQSNSTSNQMIAEGENPSFINISNINFGHIPEITNLSGLTIDFQLPGIQVVDITPIAQPKPNSQVDSSKSSNRVLKTPLINIPNSVVKPQDSFKNDIPILEEFNGGIQSDLSNTRLTTRSPTGSNTGGVTNADTNEGFTTGVNNLLPVNTQTLQDSTRVNNLLQVNKQTLQDSTRVNNLLQVNTQTLQDSTRVNNLLQVNTQTLQDSTRGLLPNVANYANYFIPSSVANSNDATTESPLRKGIPGQTDPVDGSKLTREINEVLLANAEPLELDGIVFEKVDASTLQKPGSSINDGGPFPEISHTGAHTFDSNEPIILLDSPVKLVSIEEQSKIVLPVAPHVVTSSTVLGDNDDLYSDYVDAQENLDFDYSVTEQQPNNSNQGNSDSFGKLNIPGSVNHNQGKPAGTPTLPPIIVGSPLGTGKPLPPSSFSPTPTIGKIVETTTTTVFLPIPVSPVPKTPTVALQIPQKLSPHLAANLFRPQDTKTNLGGSQTQDQIDKWVWRGVNGLPLRNLPVRRHKSISGGSLSTGQNQHSTPYKQTGQSVNRQIPRPGNQEPKERWIWEDVNRRGLAPELISSNPDDIEAWFKDNYLLTPNVVSYLYKKLDALTEDLDAATKITTPAILGRTITRQPRYWPNNYKQTDIGTSAGTGLTNGFYQMPLYSHNS; encoded by the exons gtaccAGATGTTCCCAGAGGGGTTGGAACTCTCAGAGCTGTGCTGACAGTGCTAACTATAGCAACATGTGCTGCTGCTACTGCTCCTTCTGAAGACCCCAAATCAATACCAGAGGCTCTGCCAGCAAGAACTCAGCCCTCAGAGATGTTCATGATTCATCAGCAAGATCCCTTTGACCAGGTTGCGATGGAGACTTTCGAGCATCGGGTTTACCTCAATCCAGCGTCTAACTTCTCGTCTCTGGTGGAAAATGGTCCAGTTTTGGTAAACGGGGGTGTGTATGAAGCAACACAAACTGGGGGTTTGTATGAAGCAACACAGACTGACGTAGAAAATATCAACATAATTTACGCAAAACCACAAAACAGTATAACTCTTACAACTCTTCAAAGTACCAGCTTGTTGCCACTATCAGAAATTGATACCCTTACACCGCTTGACAAAGGAGACACTTTTACAATATCATACAATGAAACACTTACAATACCAGGAGATAACGAAACACACTCAACTCTAGACATTACAGAAGCTACTACACCAATTAGTGATGATATGCATGCAGTGCCAGAGATTAAACAACTAACAACACCAACACAAGATATTGCTTTCATTCCAGTCAATGGTAATAGTGATGCACATACCTCAACAAATAATATCATACTTACAACGTTAAAAGACAGCAATACAAACAGATCACCAAATATTACTACCACAGTTACAAAACTACAGCTCAGGGAGACAGGCACAACACAGGCAACTGATGAATATACAGATCTTTCAAATAACACATTTCTCAGTCTGTCCAATAATACTTGGGAGAAGCAAGGTTTTACTGATGGTGTTTCAACCAATACACTAGATTTGCTTGCACAGCCTAGCAAACAGCTAGTGCTTCAATACTTACCATGTAACAGTACACATCAAGCTGCTCTTAGTACTAACTTGGAAGTTGCACAAGGGGATAATTCAGTGACATCTGTAAATTCAACTAAAACATCTGTACCTACAGATTCcttattaatttcaattgttgTACAATCTGCGACAAACTCCTCTACTctgcaaaatgaaacaagcaCACAAGAATCTTTGCATGGAAAGAGACAAGTATCCCCTCAGCCAAAACAGTTTTTTGGACCATACAGTCCACAAATACCGCCATACCTTGAGAGTTATTACAGTCATCTCCATAGCGATCAACCTTTCCTACTACCGGAGAACATCTTTGGTCCCCCTAAAAGACCAGAGCCTTTTGCTTTAAGACGAAACAGGCCAAGGCCTCACAGCAGAAAACGATTACCACCTAAAAGAAGACGCGTTCGACCACATAAACAAGAAGTAGAGGATTCTGTACATTCTGTGATCTCGCCTGAAACAGGAGGAATCGATGACCCATATGAGGAATTTGAATCTGATGAATCTCTTGATTATACTATTGATCCACCTCAGGAATATGGACTTAAATTAACGCCAGACAAACAATATTCAAAGGACACAGGTAACAACACTCAACCTctaaataattttgatgaaaaagtaaaaattaagtataattcACCGGAAGAAGTACAACAGAGATTTCCACCACCAGGAAAGCAGAGCTCACAGAGCCCTATTTTGCCTGCCATACTGGCAAGCACAACTCCAGCGGACCCAAATGATAGAAGTATATTTTCAAGCAGTTTTCCTACAACTGTATACCCTCCAGTAATATCTACCATAAGTTCTGAGAAAATTCCCACCCAAAATGATCAAGAGAATATACTTAAAGGAGATAACTTTAGACATCAAGTATATATACCACAAGGCAATGTCCTTgtagaaaaagaaacaaacataagCACTACCTCTGAGGTTCAGGTTACCAATCTCAAAGACAATGGACATGAGAGTTCTTTGGATGACTACACAGAGGGTTCCACTgataataatcaatcattaaATGCACATTCTGTGTATGACAGTATTGGAAACCCAAGCCCTATAGAGGACAATTACTCCTCACATGAGCACATAGATGAAATCTCCCAGTTTGGAGAGAATGAACAAGATGCTATTGGATCACCCTTAGAAGAAAATCTTCAGGAAAAAAGGTCACCATTACTGAATATTAACACAGACTTGTATGAAG GACCAAATGGATCTCCCAAAGATTCAGTGGAGTATAGTACTGGAATTCCAAGTATTccacaaaatatcaataaaattccaAATATACCTTCACTACCTCAGGGCAATTATCCACTGAGCATTTTACAAGAATTAGCTGGCCTCTCAGCTTTATCACAAGGACAACAAATAGTTCCAGTGACAAGTGTAAAGCCTGTCACTTCTCCCTCTATCACCTTTTTACCAAGTTTCTCTCCTCCTAGCAGTACTCTCAGTAATTTCCCAACTACCCCAAGAATAAGATTTCAAGAAGATGCCACAACACTGAACGTAGGACCACAGCCCGTTACTTGGCAAACCTCTAATGAATACAGGTCCACAAACAAGCCAGTACAATTATTTGCTGCACTAAGTAGTCACAACAATGATCCAAATATTCAACAACAGGGATTCCATACAACAcactgcaaagaaaataaagaaacaacagACTCTTCAGAGCTCGGAAACACTAATGCGCAGCAGAACATAAAACGTGAGGTAGACATATCATTTCCTCAAGTATCAAGAGAACATGGAGCTCCTCTAGTTCTTGTAGGCAAAGAACAGGATCCAGCATTACTTCTTGTTGATAAGAACCGTGGCATTCCAGTATCAAACACACAAAACCAAGATATAAGACAAGGCAACACAATAGTTCCAAATTCCACAAACAAATTACCATCCATACAGAGAGATACAATCTCCACTACCAATTCTTTCTCACCAGAAACAGCTTCTGTTGATCCCACATCATTACTGAAGCCGTCTGTTGCCTCCTCAccttcaaaagaagaaagaataagtcttaacaaaaataatgaaagtacaaTAACACATGATCAACCTGTTGATGACACTTTAACAAATCCTGATAACCTTCATGTTACACCACTTGATGGATTTAAAATTGACACGAATAAAGAAGTAACTCAAATTGAAACACCTTTATTGGAACAGCAAAACAGCAGAGAACTGAACAATGACAGAATACAAAATTTCGTCACGGTGTCACCAGAAATTCTTCCCTCATTCCAAACGGAATCTTTGATAAAAGACATCATTGCTACAACATACACACCTCTCCATGAACCAGAGGCTTTAAGAAAACTAAAGAGCTTGTTTGGTTTCCCAAACAGCAAAGCTCAAAGCACCTCTAAAAGCACAACAACTAATTTGCCTGATCTAAATCTTGCATTAGGCTCTGGTCTAGTTGTTGATGATCAGATACTGCAAAATATACAGATGCTGTTACAAACAGATAATCCTCCCAGTGGCGTAGTGTTGAGTCCAAAAGACCTTTTCAAAAACTTGGAAGAGGTCATTAAGAATTCCAAAGGATCTTCACACTCCTTGCTGAAAGAACAAGCTAATGAGAGGGGTTCGTCAAACACTAACAGCACTATCCAGCCAACtgagagagcaaaaataaatttgaatgccaTGAAAAGACTAACAGCAATAAAAATGTCAGATGAATCTGATATTCCGGcaataataagaaattttattgcTGCTCAAAAACCACCAAGAAGCAGCAGCACACCAATTGatgtaaatttacaaaattcaaCCCAAAGTCCAGTCCAAAAGGTCAAAATGCCAGATCTAATTACATCTTTGCAAGCGATGATGTCTGAAGCTAATAAAAGTTCGACTGGTGAATCCATTATTTCTGAATCTGGACTACCTACCATGAAAACAAATAGAGAAAACAATGACAGGACCAATACAAACAATTCAGACGAAGGAGAATTTATCATACTGATATCAGACGAAAGTACAATTTATCCTAAAGATGGCGAGTTTATTGTTATAATCCCCCATTCACCCTCAACATCATATCTTTCAGAGATCTTCCCTCAAAAACCAAACGGTCGTAGTGTCAGACAAGGAGACCTGAAAGATTACTTTATTGATGTTGATGCAATTGAGAACTCTGATGATTCATATATATCGTCTAGTAATAAACTTTACAGTACTGCACGGCAAGGAATTCCTAATACACAACACGCAAATTTCAGTGATGTTCTGCaggaaaatgaaagtaatgatCCATCTCCATTACAGGACTCAGAATATAATGGTATTTCTTTCAGAAAAAGTACTCCAGTTTTGCCCTCTGAAAATGGCACTTTTTCTGAGTCATCTATCAGAAACTGGTTTGAGCCTCACACAGGTGGGCTGGGAATGACAAATTTAGATCAGAATGAGCATGGGAAACAGAGAGACCTAAATATAACTGGAGCTACTTGGATAAACACACCTGACCTCCACACCATTTTGAATCAAATTAATGATACATTCACTTCTAACAACAAACCACCTTTGAGAAGTCCACAgcaatttggttatttttatgaggGCCAGTATCCACAATACTGGTACGGTTCACCAGTTGGTGCAATAGAGTATCCAGATCTACTGACTCCTGCCTTGGACAAGAGGCATGGCCCTAATTATAATACCTTACAATTAATTACTGCTGAAAGGGCTGAACTATTAGAAGAAATCTCTAGTGATGACCAGACTACAAACTTAAGTAATACTGGAACTGGGAATTATGAGATTTTTGCTCCTCAAACCGAAACAGATTTCAATGCTAATATTACAGGCCAACTGAATGAACATCCAGAGCTTGCAGAAGCTATTAACAGTGATGATACCATTGTGGATTATGACTTTGCTGAATATCATGATGGCAAAACACAAGCTTCTGGTGACAGAGTAAGTGATTATCATTTCCCAGGAAGCAATTCTGATATCCCACTTGGTCTCCCAGGTAAAGATTTCCATTATGATTCTTCACTTGTATCCCTGGCTTTAgacaatattaatattagtacAACTAATCTATCGAAGGCTAAATGGGATGGAAAGCTAGGAAACACAAATACATCAAACCATTCAACTACAGATGGACGAAAAAATACTACAAGTGTACCACCAGAAGGTGAAAGGCCTCAGAGAGAAGTATCTCTGGATGGGTCTCTGCCCTTTGATGATAGGTTGGAGAGTGGCCTAAAAGTAACAGGGAATGCAACTACAGTGAACTTAGGTTCCACTACACTCTCTGATGACTCAAACATGACAACATTTCAAGGAATTCCTCTTGATGTTCTTGAATATATCAGAAAAGGGGTCTTAGAAAGAATTCCAGAGACAAATACAGAACAATTTATAGAGAAAGGAACGCATTTTCAACCTAAAGCCGAGAGCAGTGATGTGGATAACAGAGAACAATtaacagaaaacacaaaaatttttccTCAGTCACTAGAATCTCAAATATCTGGTAAACTTAATGAATATGCTAATTCAAGCTCATCAAAGACAAGACAAGCTATCACTGATAACAGGGGCAAGAATGATTCAGTCTTTGGTACCTTAAGTATATCCTCAAATTTTACTGCAAATCAAAAGAGCATTCCATCAAATACAGAAAAATCTGATTCAGGACAAACTGTAACAGCAAAAGAGAAAAGTGGTTTGCGCAACAATTATTTTATTCCTGACACTATAGTGACTATTCTTCCCACAATAGCTCTTGGAACTAACAGAATCCCTAATGGTACAAGACAGTTTGCTACTAATACAACTTCCAATGTTACAAAGAGTAATACCCCAAAAAATATCTCTGTGCCCACACCTCTCAGCAATGCTGGACTAAAGGTACAAGAAACAAATACTAATGATAATTCTACATTAAGTCCCGGTTTATCAAATGATGACTTAAGCCATGACGCTAGAGAAAATACCCACAGTGAGGTACTAAGTAATCAAAGCAGTGATTCTGGAGTTTTgacacagaataaaaaaactactgcatCAGAATCACGCAGTTTACAAAGCACTACTTTGAGCACAATTGAACTGAAAGTTATAAATGTTACAACCAATCCAGTTACGTCAGTAAATAACAACCCAAGTCTTGGTAGTGTTCTTAATGGCTTTGAGAATGTTGGAAATGTGTCACCCGATTCACTAACTAATAGATTTCACCCTAATGTAACATTTACAGACAAGATCCCTGTTTCTACTCCCTCAACAGATTTGCAAGATACATCACGTGACAATATTTTCAAAAGCCATAAGAATGAAACGGAgagtgaaaacagaaataattcaaAGTCTAAGGATGATGACTCAGTAGATGGTAGGATTGTTGATATAGATTTTGGGATAGTGCCTCGTGATACTTTGTCTATTGCAAATAACGCAGAAAACTTCCCTTTTGGCGATGGAAGCTTTGATAATACCAATGAAGGCATAAAACAAAGTAACTTTGCACAGGAAAATAATTCAGCTAATGGTACCACTATTAATACTAACACATTTTCACTTCATAACCAACTGGGAGCCAACAGAAAATCAAATCTTGGTCAGATGGTAAATACAAACAAGAACTCTAGTCAAATTACTGATAACACACGTGATGTGAGGGTTAACATCAAACATACTGTACAGCAGCCCCAGAAACTAAATGATCCACTGCAAGATATCAATGTTGATAATGCAAGAACTCCAAATATTACACAAGATTCTCAGTCAGCACGTGAAAACATTGCAGGGAGCATTCAAAGCAATAGCACATCAAACCAAATGATTGCTGAAGGTGAAAATCCTagctttattaatatttctaatattaattTTGGACACATTCCTGAAATAACAAATTTAAGTGGGCTGACAATCGATTTCCAATTGCCAGGAATTCAAGTGGTTGATATAACACCAATAGCACAGCCTAAGCCTAATTCACAAGTTGATTCTTCAAAAAGTTCCAACAGAGTCTTGAAGACACCACTGATCAATATACCAAATTCTGTAGTTAAACCTCAGGATTCTTTCAAAAATGATATACCGATTCTGGAAGAATTTAATGGGGGAATACAATCTGATTTATCAAATACAAGGTTAACAACTAGGAGTCCCACAGGTTCAAACACTGGTGGGGTTACTAATGCAGACACAAATGAAGGGTTCACAACTGGAGTCAACAATTTACTTCCAGTAAATACGCAAACACTGCAAGATTCTACTAGAGTCAACAATTTACTTCAAGTAAATAAGCAAACACTGCAAGATTCTACTAGAGTCAACAATTTACTTCaagtaaatacacaaacactgcAAGATTCTACTAGAGTCAACAATTTACTTCAAGTAAATACGCAAACACTGCAAGATTCTACTAGAGGTTTACTACCCAATGTTGCTAACTATGCTAATTATTTCATACCGTCGTCAGTGGCCAACTCAAACGACGCAACAACAGAGAGTCCTTTAAGAAAGGGAATACCTGGACAAACAGACCCTGTGGATGGTTCAAAATTAACACGAGAAATTAACGAAGTGCTCCTTGCAAATGCTGAGCCCCTAGAACTAGATGGTATTGTCTTTGAAAAGGTAGATGCAAGTACTCTTCAAAAACCAGGTAGTTCCATCAATGATGGCGGTCCGTTTCCTGAAATATCACATACAGGAGCACATACATTTGATTCCAATGAACCCATCATCCTCCTTGACAGTCCAGTTAAACTTGTTTCGATTGAAGAGCAGTCTAAGATTGTTTTACCTGTAGCTCCTCACGTTGTTACGTCCAGTACAGTTTTGGGAGACAACGATGATTTATATTCTGATTATGTTGATGCACAAGAGAATCTAGATTTTGACTATTCCGTAACAGAACAGCAACCTAACAATAGTAATCAGGGTAATTCTGATAGCTTTGGAAAATTAAACATTCCTGGGAGTGTTAATCACAACCAAGGAAAACCTGCAGGAACACCTACCCTTCCTCCCATTATTGTTGGTTCACCCTTAGGTACTGGAAAACCTCTGCCTCCTTCTTCATTCAGTCCAACACCAACAATAGGGAAGATTGTagaaacaacaactacaacagtCTTTTTACCCATTCCAGTTTCTCCTGTTCCAAAAACGCCAACAGTTGCTTTACAGATACCCCAAAAATTATCACCTCATTTGGCAGCTAATCTTTTCAGGCCTCAGGACACGAAAACAAATCTGGGTGGTTCACAAACACAAGACCAAATTGATAAATGGGTTTGGAGGGGTGTCAATGGTTTACCTCTGAGAAACCTTCCTGTTCGGAGACATAAATCAATTTCAGGAGGCTCCTTGAGTACAGGACAAAATCAACACTCGACTCCTTACAAGCAAACAGGGCAGAGTGTAAATAGGCAGATACCCAGACCAGGTAATCAGGAGCCCAAAGAAAGATGGATTTGGGAAGATGTGAACAGAAGGGGTCTTGCACCTGAACTGATCAGTTCTAATCCTGATGATATAGAAGCCTGGTTCAAGGATAACTACCTCCTAACTCCAAATGTTGTGTCCTACTTGTACAAGAAACTTGATGCCCTAACTGAAGATTTAGATGCTGCGACCAAAATCACAACACCTGCGATCCTAGGAAGAACTATTACTCGACAACCACGCTACTGGCCTAATAattacaaacagacagacataggAACTTCAGCAGGGACAGGACTGACCAATGGATTTTATCAAATGCCGCTATATAGCCACAACAGCTGA